acccggttgaggccctccctatgggtaccgaacttagctatcagcctctgcttggccacgtttctctgctgcctgtcccgaagtccaccttggaggatggtcacctgaaagtctgaggctgaatgtcctggatcactgaagtgttccccaactgggagggaaccctcctgtctgttgattgtcatgtggtgcccattcatcaattgtcgtagcctttgctcggtttccctaatgtaccatgcctccgggcatccttgcctgtaacgtataagatagacaacgttggctgagtcacatgactaCCTGCCATTCAAGGTGGGAGGTGAACCCATGCGTAATAccaccctcacagacttaagatgctctgcactcactacatacacacatatacactttctcacactcacaacccccaacccagacaaacacacatacacacacacagacaaagacccacatgcacacatatattttgtgggatgaatttgtacttgcaggattacgttgtactttgctcaaaaactgcatgcattcatgtagaactccgttttttcactttttagattagaatcaatctaaacatcatggcataaacagagaacacagggggcccacaccttcaacatattggctagctatcaccattgttaacagctaacccgagaatgcagcattttttaaaaaaagattttgtgatttacacatgaaagaagtgaaactatcacggtattctaacagatgaaaggcttaacagacaatcaatttttcaatgtataatttcagttacatcacactataaattgttgctagaaattctgtgtattaggattgagccctccactatcacctgatgaaggagcgtcgctccgaaagctagtgtgcttccaattaaacctgttggaccataacctggtgttgtgtgatttttaacataaatGTGAATCTTGTCCTGTACTTGgcaaacagaaaatggaggaTAAGCGTGTTATTGAGACAATAAGGCCACTaggcagaaataggccatttgacccatcaagtccactccaccattccctgagagcatggctgatctgctaATTCACAACTTTACTTGCCATTCCCCCCAACTCTTGATTTCCCTTAGCAATTAGGGACGTCTGTCCCaggcttgaatatacttaatggcccAGTCTCAGCGGTATTCtgctgtaaagaattccacagattcaccaccctctgagagaagaatttcCTCATCATCTCTTGGCTTAAATGGATGACTTCTCATTCTAAGGTTATGACCTCTGGTCCTACATGCTCCCATAGGGATgtacaacctctccacatctatcctGGCAAGCCCCagaggttgcctctcattcttttaaactccaatgaggaCAAACCCAATCTACTCCACCTCTCCTCAAAATATAGTCTTTCCATATTCAAAATCAACCTTAATGAACCTTCTCAGACTGCCTCCAGAGTCAGCACATCTTTTCTTAGATAAGAGGTcccaaactgctcacagtattctagctgtggtctaaATAGCGTTTTGTatggttttagcaagacctccctacttCTATATCTTACTTGAATatcatcacatctccatgacctCTCATGACCTCTGTGCCTCAGTGGAATGTTCTACATATTGAACATTCTCAATGTAAAGAAAGAAGAAagtttgcatttttccaaaactTTCCAGAACCACGTGATGTCTCAAAGTCATTTACAATAAATGGAGTACCGGTCACTCAGAGGAAATCCAACAGAGAGTCtgtgcacagcaggatcccacgaTGACTGGATAATCTGTTCTTGTGATGCTCATTGAGGGACAAACATTAGACCAGGAAAACTCCTCTATTCTGCTTTCAAACAGTAGAATTGTATTGTTAATATTTTCCTGAGGTGACAGATGGGGatctcagtttaatttctcacgtGTAAGAACAGCACCTAAAACAGAGCAATACTCTCACCAGAATACATTTTCTGCTCAAGTTTtggagtgagacttgaacacACAACATGCTCATTTAGAGACAAGAGTGACTGATTGATTCATAGCTGATACTGGTAAGAACTCACTCCTGACCCACCAATCTGCCTTACTGCAGAtgcctggaaatctgaaataagaacatcAAGTGGTGGAAATaaacagcaggtcagccagcattgATGAAGGAaggaacagagttaacttttcagattGATGGCCTTCATCAAAACACCTgcacctcctggctcagaggtagggacactaccacggtGCCACCATGTCGCTCTTCATATGTGCTCATGGCACTTAATCGATGCCTTCCACTTGTATATCCTTAACCTTAATCAACACACCTTCAACATTAGCTATTTCAAATTTGGATTATGGGATATTTATCACAAAGTTAAAGATTCAAATACCGAGGTTATTGTTGAAATAGAGGTATTGAAATCTATTTTTCCCAGGATACACATTTCCATGGTAATATCACTGAAAGAGCCAAGTGTTATTCACTGCCTGTTGGTCAATGTTTGACAAATCTTCATAGGAACCTTTGCACAGATGACTAGTTTTTAAGATGGCTGCCAATGGTTGTCTTCTCCTACAGTATTGGTACTGTACTGGTGGTCTGCACAATTCCTTTAAAGTCTGTAATTCCCCCATCCCATTCCTCCTTGCTGTCCTCCACACCTGTAACTGTGCTTATCAGTGGCAATAATTTACATGAGCATAATGGTACCTGGTGTAATATTTATTTGCTTGGTAACTATGGCAGAGATAGCCTTGCCTGGTTATTCAGGTGTGATGACAATAGTGTTATCACTTCATTTCCTAATGTGTCAATAGCAGCAATATTTACTGAAGTAGCCCCATTTCCACCCAAGAGATGATTGGCTACTGGGAGGTTTACTTAGCAAAGACTCCATTTCTAAAAGCACTTTAGCACCAGCTCAGTTCAGTCAGGTGAGTGAAAACCTTAATTTATTCTGTGTACAGTTAACGCATGGTTGCACTGGCTGGAAACATTCCATTTTTAATGGGCTtcgctttttttttgtttaataacCTTACTGCTTAAAATGGAATGAGATGTGAATGTGTGCGAATTATGGACCAGTCAGCGCAACAATTTCTGTGGCAGATGAAAATCCAGAAATTGTGgtggtctggcaatatctgtggtaagaaagcagtgttaacatttccagtccggtgactcttcatcagaacagaaaGGTTGTGTGGAAAAGGCTAACTAAGAGTTGGAAATCAGAAAGTgatggggaaggagagggagtgCTGGGGGAAGTGAGGGAGTCAGTTCTTTACTGTCACTATCCCTTGCTATGAACAACTGCTAAGTTATGACTTTCAGAATCTCCTAGATTTCTGCTACACAAGTGGGACAATGCCTCTCAACACCTCTTAAGTTTGACATACTTTTCCACTTGCATACAAACATATTTTGCAGTTGGAGATTTACCTGAGAGAAAATCTGTTTTTATCAATTCAGGTGAAAAACTTAAGCCAGTTTTGGAAAAGTTCTCATTCACCTGTGTGTACACTCAATCGCATTTTGAACTTTCACCCACTTCCTCGCTTAAGCCCGGTCAAAACCCTCAGGATAAAGTAAGAGAGATTGTCTATCTGGTCAGCTAAACTCATTGTGCAGCTATTCAAATAAACAAGACCCAACAACAACAGGTTGCATTTATACAGTGCCCATTAACACAATAAAATGCCCAAAGGTGCTTTGCAGGAGGGTGTTCAAACAAAATTGGGCACCAAGTGAAATAAAGAGATGTGAGGACAGGTAGTCAAAAAGGAGGATTTTAAGGAGCATCTCAAAAGGGTTAAGAGGTGGAGAGGTTTTGGAAGGAAATTTCACAGTTTTGGATTCATCATAAAATTATTATATATACTGAAATAAGAGGGATCCTATCAAACTTTAGAATTCCAGAAATGAAGAAAAGCAAAATCCAGAGAAATTAGAAAATGGTGCATTTCCAGAAACAATTCTTCAATTCACGATAGCTTATTGATAAACACTTCATATGTCAGCACGGTGAAGAGGTTTAAAGAAAAACTAACAAACTAGTGTTAGAGAAATGTTGCCACCCCTAAAATGTGGTGATTTCAAAACATAACTATCTATACAGTcaagaacaaatgctggagattgcagcgagtcagacagcatccatggagagagagcaaactaacacTTTGAatgtagatgactcttcatcagagatcgccttgaaatgttaacttgctttctctccatggatgctatctgacccactgtgacttccagcatttgttgttttcagttcagattccagcgtctgcagtactTTGTTCCTACATCTATAGATAGAAGTGCCGTGTATAGCATATACGGTATTACACTTGAAAATTGTTGAACGTTAAATATATTATCCTTTAAATCAATCCTTGTTTAAGTTTCTTAAAACATTGGCCATGTTATAAATGACTGCTTGTTCCACTCACTCTTCTATTTACTCCTGAGGACTGCTGTTTTCATACATTACACTAATCTTAACACTTCCTTAGATCTTCATTGACTATCAAATGGGATTTTGATGCCCTAAGTATGGAAAAAAATGCTCTAGAAAGAAACAAACAGTTACTtttgttaatttaaaatattGGCATCTTCCACTAATTGCAAATACTGAGACAATCTCTGGGATGCCCtggaaatactgacagactcctGAGGACCAGGTACATTATTGGCACATTCCTGAGCACCCTCTGTAAGTATTAACGCATCTTGGCAATGACTGTTCGGCTGCTGCAAATTGAGGGGCCTGTCTAAGCCATTGAGGCCAGTGAACTGTCACCTTGCTCCAGATTGTTACAGCTGATGTTTAAATTCCTGCTACCCACATCAGGTGTCCATCTTGTCTCTTTATCAAACAGTGAGCTTCCAATGATTGATGCATGTCATATCTGGCAGAAGTAGTCAGTGAGTCATTCGATTGGCCTGACCATGATAACCCCTCAACCTGCTAACCTTTGGTAAAAATCTTTGTCATTGATGTAGCTCCTTGAGCTTGTTTTATTATTCATTGAGCACTTGGTTGATCTGTATTTAGAATCCCTAGTGAGGaagcagcccattcagcccactgagtccacattgcccctctgaagagcatctcgcCTACctcccccatccctgtaacctttcatggctaatccaattagcttgcacatccctggacactatgggcaatttaacatggccaatccagctaacctgcacatctttggactgtggcaggaaactggagcacccagaggaaatccatgcagacacggggagaatgtgcaaactccacacagaccgtcgccTGAGGCAGAAACCAAAcccgggtcactggtgctgtgaggcagtagagctaactactgagccactgtaacTCTGTTTACTCGCCTTTTCTCACTGATGTGTTATAATTTGTCTGGCAGTCTAAGTTGCTGTAGCAACATGCAGTTGTACAAGCATATTGTTGTCTGGAGCAATGGATAGTGAGGATAGAGGGTACAATTTCTTTCTATTACATGTGCGACCAGGAAACTCCTACTCTGATCACCTACCTCTGGCCTGTGATGGAAGGATTTGCTAGTTAATACTCAACATGTTTCATCATACCCCCCCTTGGCCATCAGGTCCTGACACACCCACTGCACACTTTGACCTCTGTTTGCCCGAACTCGCTTGATAAACATGGATCTATACGAtgaaagttcctgatgaagggcttatgcctgaaatgtcgattctcctgctgcttggatgctgcctgacctgcctgaccacacttttcaaccctgatctccagcatctgcagtccttgctttctcaaAGACCTACTGAAGTCACGTACTCTGCACAGATTCATCACTGCACTTTTTAAACAGAAATTATAAATAAGAAGTGAACATAAATCAATTGAAATGTGTTGGCAAGATGACTTAGGCAATTTTGATTTTTCATTACCATTTTGTCTTTGAGTCTCTCTCTTTAAAATTTCCACAAGATTTGAAACTTGAGAGCATTTTGTACCGATTtggggctgtttctcctggagaattggaggctgaggagtgaccttgtagaggtttataaaatcatgaggggcatgagggTCAATATaccaggtcttttccccggggtgagggagtccagaactggagggcataggtttaagatgtgagaggaaaggtttgaaaaggatctaaggggcaacttttccatgcagagcgtattgcatgtgtggaatgagctgccagtggaagtggtggaggctgggacaaatacaacatttaaaagggtctatgaataggaaagggttagtgggatttgagccaaatgctggcaaatagactacattaatttagaatatctggttggcatggatgagttggactaaagggtacatctctatgacttacgACTTTGCTGTTAAATTTCAACCAATGCTTATTTACAGCAATCAAGAGGTGAGAATCAAGTGCCAGATGATGCCCATACACCTATCGATCTGGGATGGGATGAAACCTGGATATTGACCCCCGAAGAAAGGAAAATAGTGCACACTGGAACAAACAATCTAACGGCATCATGGCAAATGGCTGAAATTCCAATTTGTAACCCAAGCTCCAAAGCTGGGAGAAAATACATTAAGAATCAGCAATAGAGAAGTCTGCAGGAGATCATGGCATTAAGTTGAGAAGTTGGCATTTCCCAATGCTGTCTCCATCAGACTGGAATCACAATGGCTTTCCTTGGGATCAGTGTTTCCAATTTCACTGTGAACTTGCCGGGCAGGCTTTTCAATGCCACCAATGCCAGCCAGGTCTGCACTTTCTCCGTTATAAGTGTGCTTCAACAGCGTTTAAACATGTTTCTCATCTCTGTGGCTCTGTGTCTCGTGGGCACATTGTTGGCTAACCCACTGCTGGTGGTGCTTATTTTGTTAACAAAACGGTTTCGCCAGGAGACAAGATACGTGCTTCTGGCCAACATACTGGTGGCAGACCTTATTTTCCTACTTCTCAACAGCCTTATATCCATAAGCGTATCAGTGCAGCAATGCATGCCCACATTGCTCTGTGATGTTGCAGTTATTGGACGAATCGTATCTGAATTGAGCAGTGTCATTACCATCACAGTTATGGCGATTGATACCTACGTGGCAGTTAGCTTCCCACTACGTTACTTGTCACTCATATCCCCGTCACGAACCATCAAGCTTATAATCCTGATTTGGATTCTAGCATCAATGTACCCACTCATCTTGCTATCTGCAATCCTGGCAAAGCAACCGGCTCTGACTCATGGTCACAAGATGTGCCTCATGCTGCCACTCCCAGAATTGAGCTCTTTTGATCGCCACCTGATATTAGAAGTGAACATTTTCCTTCTGTGCATCATTTTGCTCTTTTTCCCAATGGTACTGTACTGCTACGTCATGCTGTATGTCAAAACAAGGAGCTCAGGCATCTGGGACAGTGTCAAATCCAGGGCGAGAATGACTCTACTAATACATGGGATAGTTCTCTTCCTGTATTTCGTCCCCTGTTTGATTTTTAGCTTTGAGATTGTGTTCAGAGATTCACAACTCATCGGCCTCAGTGATAGAATATGGCTCCACTCCATCAACATTTACGTTTTCATGATGCTCCCACGACTGCTGTGCCCTTACCTTTATGGTTTGAGGTACAGGGAATTGGCAGAAGCAGTCAAGAGGCTACT
The Hemiscyllium ocellatum isolate sHemOce1 chromosome 13, sHemOce1.pat.X.cur, whole genome shotgun sequence DNA segment above includes these coding regions:
- the LOC132821364 gene encoding probable G-protein coupled receptor 148 translates to MAFLGISVSNFTVNLPGRLFNATNASQVCTFSVISVLQQRLNMFLISVALCLVGTLLANPLLVVLILLTKRFRQETRYVLLANILVADLIFLLLNSLISISVSVQQCMPTLLCDVAVIGRIVSELSSVITITVMAIDTYVAVSFPLRYLSLISPSRTIKLIILIWILASMYPLILLSAILAKQPALTHGHKMCLMLPLPELSSFDRHLILEVNIFLLCIILLFFPMVLYCYVMLYVKTRSSGIWDSVKSRARMTLLIHGIVLFLYFVPCLIFSFEIVFRDSQLIGLSDRIWLHSINIYVFMMLPRLLCPYLYGLRYRELAEAVKRLLTIRTHRVHVINT